Proteins encoded in a region of the Chryseobacterium piperi genome:
- a CDS encoding aldo/keto reductase, which translates to MEYRTLGNSDLKVSAITFGAWAAGGWMWGSTDRKEAVEAIKASYEAGVTSIDTAPIYGQGTSEEIVGEAIKEFPRDQVQILTKFGMRWDLEKGDFAMNSYDNEGNAIDIYKYAGKESIIYECEQSLKRLGTDYIDLYQIHWPDSTTPIVETFEAVSRLIEQGKVRFAGVCNYTASQMQQAERSVPLVSNQIPFSMVNRGIEGETVPYCIEHNKSILAYSPLERGLLTGKIHPGYEFKHGDHRANLPHFQPEFVKKTNDLLDKIKPIADRHDASLGQLVLRWTIERPGITVALAGARNAEQAVQNAEAIYIKLSNEELRTIDELVNVF; encoded by the coding sequence ATGGAATACAGAACATTAGGAAACAGTGATTTAAAAGTTTCAGCGATCACTTTTGGAGCTTGGGCTGCAGGAGGCTGGATGTGGGGAAGCACGGACAGGAAAGAGGCTGTGGAAGCCATTAAAGCGTCTTACGAGGCTGGAGTAACCTCTATTGATACTGCTCCTATTTATGGACAGGGAACCAGTGAAGAGATTGTTGGAGAGGCAATTAAAGAATTCCCGCGTGATCAGGTTCAGATTCTTACCAAATTCGGAATGCGATGGGATCTGGAAAAAGGGGATTTTGCAATGAATAGTTATGATAATGAAGGTAATGCCATAGACATTTATAAGTACGCAGGAAAAGAAAGTATCATCTATGAATGTGAACAGAGCTTAAAAAGATTAGGAACCGACTATATCGATTTATATCAGATTCATTGGCCTGATTCTACCACGCCTATTGTTGAAACGTTTGAAGCTGTTTCCAGATTGATAGAACAAGGAAAGGTGCGTTTTGCGGGGGTATGTAATTATACAGCGTCACAAATGCAGCAGGCTGAAAGGTCAGTTCCTTTGGTATCAAACCAGATTCCTTTCAGTATGGTCAACCGTGGGATTGAAGGAGAAACAGTTCCTTATTGCATCGAACATAACAAATCGATTTTGGCTTACAGCCCATTGGAAAGAGGTTTGCTGACGGGGAAAATTCATCCGGGATACGAATTTAAACATGGAGATCACAGGGCTAATCTGCCTCATTTTCAACCTGAGTTTGTTAAAAAAACAAATGATCTTTTAGACAAAATAAAACCTATTGCTGACAGGCATGATGCCAGTTTGGGACAATTGGTATTAAGGTGGACTATCGAAAGACCCGGAATTACTGTTGCCTTAGCCGGAGCAAGAAATGCAGAACAGGCCGTTCAGAACGCTGAAGCCATTTATATCAAATTAAGTAATGAAGAGCTGAGAACAATTGATGAACTGGTGAATGTTTTTTAG